TAATTTACTCCATTTTTTCTCtaaggaaaataataaacatgGTAGGAACAGAACAACAAAAGTAGATAACAGTTATCATCGTTTGTGTTGATGTGATGAAAATGAAGCTAAAAAAATTGTCACTAACTTTATaagtattaaattattcaacCCTATTAGAGATCTTATATAATCTTGAAAtatgaccaaattataatatatatatatatatatatgtatatacatatatatatatatgtatatacatatatatatgtatatacatatatatatatatatatatatatatatatatatatatatatatatatatatataaacatggGTGCAAACTTGATAGTGTCACCCATTTGTAAAATTGACAtaagaaaacatttgaaatggagatattttataatttaactcAATACAATGATTCTAAGATAAATCACTAATTCGATCATAATAAGTTGACTTGGGAAATTTGTTTTCTCTTAGTGCAATTCTcaagttaaaaatcaattttatataacaGAGTTCCAATAGATGAGACATACAAGAATCCTTCTATGCCATAACATGGTTGGTTATGAACCAATTTCACTTGACATCACCTTCCAAGTAACAAAATTCTGGTATTTTCTACAAACTTGAAACCCATACCAATACAAATACCAAACAAATAACGCAACAACAATGGTCATATGAACTAGGTGAAATAccagataaataaaaataaacaaactacAAAAATTTAAGCCAGCCTGCAAAGTGAATGCATTCCCAAATTTCAGTATCTAGTATCCATTCAACTCAAGGAATTTGATCCTAAGGCTCAAAAGTCAAAACCTTGGAaggaaaatgaagagaattaaaGTAACCTGAATAAGGGGCAACAAGAAGGCCAAAGTTCTGTCAGGTTCAGATGGTGAACTCGGCAACACACTCTTCCCTTCCAAGATAGCAGGAATAACCACACATTGTATCTCACTGGGAATAAACCCTCCAATCTCCTCCATTACCTCAATAAGGTCCTCACTCACACCCAACTCCTTGAAACTTCTAACAAATACAAAGATCAATATGTCTCTTCTACTGTAAAATAAGCAAGCACATAATTTCTACCACTCTAGTAAAGGCCAAACTCACAAAATCAACTCCGATGGTGCTTATGTAGCTTTCAATGTATGAATCATCCTGTAGCAAAGCATTGAAAAACAATATTGAGCATTTGTGTACTGTTTCCAAGACAAAACAACATGAAAAACAAAGCATTAAGGTTATAGTATTACGCACATGTACTTTAGATAACTAACAAATCGTGGCAAAACTTCAATCATCCAAATTAATAGCAACACTTGAAGGTCCCACTTCATCTTGAGAGGTTatctctacaaaaataaaataaaatatttcataattttttaacacttaaaatataaattaaaaagtatataaatttgTCATATAATCTCACCTTGCTCAAATTTATCAAGTTCTTTAGGATCCTCATCAAAaagtatagagaaaggtgttccTTTTAACCAATCTTGTGTGCAAACAAGCACTTCCACTATTTTAGGCGTTAGGCAACTACGATAAGGACTAACCACTCTTCCTCCTATACTGAATGCACACTCTGATGCTACGGTAGAGATAGGAATGGCTTACACCTCTCGAGCCATGTTCACAAGGATAGGAAATCTAGTCGAGTTGACTTTCCACCAATGTAAAATATCAAGCTCAACTGACTTCATATAAGGTTCAGGATCCTCTCTCAAGTATTTATCAAGCTctgatatataatcaaatctacGTCCTGTAGCTCTTAGGTAGAAACTCATGCCAtgaggatcatcatcatcatcatctagttGAGATTCTTGTTGGCTACTTTGAGAACCCTCCTCAATACCTTGATATTGTtcataaagtgtttttaaagatgacaataattttgatttcaattcaCTAGCCATACTAGATTCAAAGAGGTAGTCAATGAAGTAATTAACAAAATCCAACTTACTCCTAGGGTCAAGCACAACAACAAtcaataataagatattaattcCATTAGGATTTCcccaatatttttcatacttgcCCTTCATCCTCATTGCCATCAATTTTATGCTCACATCACTACTCTTAGAATATTGTCGAATCCTTTTACCAATTCCAAACACCTCCTTCATATACATATGACTCGTGACATAAGATGAACCAGAAATGCGTAGGGTAGAGtcataaaatatctttaaaaatggTAGAATAGACCTCGCATATTCTCAATCTTCTTCTAATGGCACACCATCATTACTTTTGGCCATTTCAACCCCAAATTTCTTATCTTGCATATCTAGCAAGACAAAGGCATCTTTATACTTCAAGCTTGCCTCTAACATTAAGTAAGTTGAATTCCACCTAGTTTCAACATCAAGACAAACAATACCTTTGTAAGAAATTCCCTCTTGTTCAACACATGCCTTGAATCTAGCAAATCTAGCAAGAGAAGATTTCACATATTTAACTGCACTCCgaatttttgaaattgaatcttttatctcttttaagCCATCCTTCACAATCAAACCTAATATATGAGCACAACAACGCATATGAACATATTCTCCCTTCAAAACAAGACAATTCCATGATAACATCCTTCTTTTAAGGTACTGGACCCCAACATCATTTGCGCTAGCATTATCCACTGTGATGCTAAGGACTCGCTTCAATTCCCAATTATTCAAACAAGCCTCAACATGTTTAGCAATGAGCTCTCCTGAATGTCCTGTTGtttgagaaaaattcaaaattttcttttgaagtttCCAATCATTGTCAATAAAATGAGCTGTTAAACTCATGTAATTTAGGTTTTGGATTGATGTCCATGTGTCTGTAGTTAAACAAACCCTCTCACACTGCTTTGATAGAAACATTTTCAACTTTGCTTTTTCCTCTTCATAGAGTTCCCATATTTCACGCCTCAATATAGTGCGGGATGAGACTTCAAATCGTGGTTGCAAGGACCATACAAAGTCACGGAAGTCCTCATTTTCCACAAATCGAAAAGGAAGCTCAGACTTCACAAACATCTTCACCAACTTCATTCGAGATGCATTTTGGTCAAATTTAGAAATAGTTGGTGAAGGGCTAACACTAACTTCTGCAATTGATGATGAAAGCTTTTGCCTTTTGAATGCTTCTCTATTAGGATTTTCTTTACATCTCGCCAAATGATTTCTTATCCCACTTGTTCCCGccaaatatttaatcaaatcaccACAATAATTGCATTTGGCCTTCTTCTCAGAATGTGGTTTTTGTTTAGTAAAATGTTCCCACACATCTGATCGACCCTTACTGTCAATACCTAATTTCGTTCggattatttttatagttttattgcattttggttgtcacatatttaacctttttattattcatttacctatttccttttttagttctatttattttatcttattgtttttattaccctttttctttattgcgtattttgtttttattctatctctttttatttattttacttttttttccttttatttatttatttattattattttttctctttttttcgttttaattttaattattattttttatttttatttcttattttttgattttaattaa
This window of the Vigna angularis cultivar LongXiaoDou No.4 chromosome 7, ASM1680809v1, whole genome shotgun sequence genome carries:
- the LOC128197804 gene encoding zinc finger BED domain-containing protein RICESLEEPER 3-like, whose translation is MKEVFGIGKRIRQYSKSSDVSIKLMAMRMKGKYEKYWGNPNGINILLLIVVVLDPRSKLDFVNYFIDYLFESSMASELKSKLLSSLKTLYEQYQGIEEGSQSSQQESQLDDDDDDPHGMSFYLRATGRRFDYISELDKYLREDPEPYMKSVELDILHWWKVNSTRFPILVNMAREV